The Flavobacterium piscisymbiosum genome includes a region encoding these proteins:
- the ppk1 gene encoding polyphosphate kinase 1 yields MYEQKYIDREKSWLAFNARVLQEAADNTVPLLDRLRFVGIFSNNLDEFFRVRYAAIRRLSLSGISGEKYLGGVSAHQLIKDITEIVIQQQSESLRILGNIETELEAENILIINEDEITPDQACFLKDFFDQRLSPELVTIILNDLAEFPILKDTLGYLAVRLEMNTNDEVRYAVIEIPKTINRFVVLPSHDDKHYVILIDDVIRYNLKNIFNIFDYKSVSAHMIKITRDAQLDIDSDLSKSMLEKIATSVKDRRIGEPVRFIYDNLIEEDTLHFFLDKMKIVETDSIIPGGRYHNRRDYMSFPNLGRYDLLYKPNEPLPIPGLSLGGSMLEKISKKDYLLHAPYQSFSYLTKFLREAALDPKVTSIKITLYRLAKNSQIISSLINAAKNGKKVTVQIELQARFDEASNISYAEQMQTEGIELIFGIKGLKVHSKICVIERTEEGKSRRYGFISTGNFNESTAKIYTDVTLFTCHQGILKDISKIFEFFDINYRVHRYKHLIVSPHYTRTKFIKLIDREILHALAGRKTHIKLKMNSLSDFKMIDKLYEASNAGVKIQLQVRGICSLIPGIPGMSENIEAISIVDNYLEHSRVYIFGNAGLTEVYISSADFMTRNLDGRVEVTCPIYDLEIKKELIDNFNIAWKGNVKVRYHSYKLDNKYKPRNHHAPFRAQLETYKYYQNKVSALEQVPQKIN; encoded by the coding sequence CTGCGTTTTGTTGGAATTTTTTCGAACAATTTAGATGAATTTTTCAGGGTTCGTTATGCCGCAATTCGTAGATTAAGCCTTTCCGGAATTTCTGGAGAAAAATATTTAGGCGGAGTGTCTGCACATCAGTTAATTAAAGATATTACCGAAATTGTAATTCAGCAACAATCTGAAAGTTTACGTATATTAGGTAATATCGAAACAGAACTGGAAGCCGAAAATATTTTAATTATTAATGAAGATGAAATAACACCGGATCAGGCATGTTTTTTAAAAGACTTTTTTGATCAAAGATTGAGTCCTGAATTAGTAACCATTATTTTAAATGATTTAGCAGAATTCCCAATTCTTAAAGATACATTGGGGTATTTGGCTGTTCGTTTAGAAATGAATACAAACGATGAGGTTCGTTATGCTGTTATCGAAATCCCGAAAACAATCAACAGATTTGTTGTATTGCCTTCTCACGATGATAAACATTACGTTATTCTTATCGATGATGTAATTAGATACAACCTAAAAAACATCTTTAATATTTTTGATTATAAAAGTGTTTCTGCACACATGATCAAAATTACCCGTGACGCTCAGTTAGATATCGATAGCGATTTGAGTAAAAGTATGCTCGAAAAAATTGCAACATCGGTAAAAGACAGAAGAATAGGGGAGCCTGTTCGTTTTATTTATGATAATTTAATCGAAGAAGATACGCTGCATTTCTTTTTAGATAAAATGAAAATTGTAGAAACAGATAGTATTATTCCCGGAGGAAGATATCATAATCGTCGTGATTATATGAGTTTCCCTAATTTAGGAAGATACGATTTACTTTATAAACCCAATGAACCATTGCCAATTCCTGGACTAAGTTTGGGAGGAAGTATGCTCGAAAAAATAAGCAAAAAAGATTATCTGTTACATGCTCCATATCAGTCATTTTCGTATTTAACCAAGTTTTTGCGTGAAGCAGCTTTAGACCCAAAAGTAACCAGCATAAAAATTACATTGTATCGTTTGGCTAAAAATTCGCAAATAATCAGTTCATTGATAAATGCTGCAAAAAATGGTAAAAAAGTAACGGTACAAATCGAACTTCAGGCACGTTTTGATGAAGCTTCGAATATTTCGTATGCAGAGCAAATGCAAACCGAAGGAATCGAACTTATTTTTGGAATTAAAGGCCTTAAAGTACACAGCAAAATTTGTGTAATCGAAAGAACTGAAGAAGGTAAATCACGTCGTTACGGATTTATCTCTACAGGAAATTTCAACGAGTCAACAGCTAAAATTTATACAGATGTTACCCTTTTTACCTGTCATCAGGGAATTTTGAAAGACATCTCTAAAATATTCGAATTTTTCGATATCAATTACAGAGTGCACAGATACAAACATTTAATTGTATCGCCACATTATACAAGAACGAAATTTATTAAGCTAATAGATCGCGAAATTCTGCACGCTTTAGCCGGTAGAAAAACGCATATTAAGTTAAAAATGAATAGTTTATCTGATTTTAAAATGATCGATAAATTATACGAAGCCAGTAATGCCGGAGTAAAAATCCAGCTTCAGGTAAGAGGTATTTGCTCACTAATTCCTGGAATTCCCGGAATGAGCGAAAACATAGAAGCCATAAGTATTGTCGATAATTACCTGGAACATTCAAGGGTTTATATTTTCGGGAATGCCGGTTTGACCGAAGTTTATATTTCATCAGCAGATTTTATGACCCGTAATCTTGACGGAAGAGTCGAAGTAACCTGTCCGATTTATGATCTTGAAATAAAGAAAGAATTAATAGATAATTTTAATATTGCATGGAAAGGGAATGTCAAAGTAAGATACCATTCCTATAAATTAGATAATAAATACAAACCTCGAAATCATCATGCCCCTTTTAGAGCGCAACTTGAAACCTATAAATATTATCAAAACAAAGTATCAGCGTTAGAGCAAGTTCCTCAAAAAATAAATTAA
- a CDS encoding Ppx/GppA phosphatase family protein yields MINIKKYAAIDIGSNAMRLLISNVVEQDGKEPQFNKSSLVRVPIRLGQDAFTVGEISEENIDRMVDAMKAFNLLMKVHKVERYMAFATSAMREAYNAKEVVAIIKKKADIKIEIIDGKKEAAIIASTDLHHLLKNDETYLFVDVGGGSTEFTLFSDGKLINSRSFKAGTVRLLNNMVHDVVWDEIEKWIKTNTADYDEVTLIGSGGNINKLFKMSGKQQEKPLSYIYINSQYAFLNSLTYEQRIAELGLNSDRADVIIHATRIYLNAMKWSGARQIYVPKIGLSDGIVKAMYYGKI; encoded by the coding sequence ATGATTAATATAAAAAAATATGCAGCAATAGATATTGGTTCAAACGCCATGAGGCTTCTAATATCAAATGTTGTAGAACAAGATGGCAAAGAACCACAATTTAATAAAAGTTCGCTTGTTCGTGTGCCAATTCGTTTGGGACAAGATGCCTTTACCGTTGGAGAAATTTCAGAAGAAAATATAGATCGAATGGTGGATGCCATGAAAGCATTCAATCTTTTGATGAAAGTACATAAAGTAGAACGTTATATGGCATTTGCTACTTCGGCAATGCGTGAAGCATATAATGCCAAAGAAGTTGTGGCTATAATTAAGAAAAAAGCCGACATAAAAATCGAAATTATTGATGGTAAAAAAGAAGCGGCAATTATTGCTTCAACTGATTTACATCATTTATTAAAAAATGACGAAACCTATCTTTTTGTAGATGTGGGCGGTGGAAGTACGGAGTTTACTTTGTTTTCTGACGGAAAATTAATCAATTCGAGATCTTTTAAAGCTGGAACTGTTCGTTTATTGAATAATATGGTACATGATGTGGTTTGGGATGAAATCGAAAAATGGATTAAAACCAATACGGCAGATTACGATGAGGTGACTTTAATTGGTTCCGGAGGAAACATTAACAAGTTGTTTAAAATGTCAGGAAAACAGCAGGAAAAACCACTTTCGTACATTTACATCAATTCGCAATATGCATTTTTGAATTCATTGACTTACGAACAAAGAATTGCAGAATTAGGATTGAATTCAGATCGTGCCGACGTAATTATCCATGCTACCAGAATTTACCTGAACGCCATGAAATGGAGTGGCGCACGCCAAATCTACGTTCCAAAAATTGGACTTTCAGACGGAATCGTAAAAGCAATGTATTACGGTAAGATTTAG